One genomic window of Notamacropus eugenii isolate mMacEug1 chromosome 6, mMacEug1.pri_v2, whole genome shotgun sequence includes the following:
- the LOC140512836 gene encoding uncharacterized protein, protein MLLIAAAGRAAGTTQPQLPPLGPQQRSSSAKLRSADRARQDPTRSGAPGPTESQALGPTRSRALGPTGSGALGSTGSPALGPTGSGALGPTGSRALGPTGSRTLGPTGSGALGSTSSPALGPTGSGALGPTGSRALGPTGSGSLGPTGSHTLGPTGSGALGSTGSPALGPTGSGALGPTGSRALGPTGSCTLGPTGSGALGSTGSPALGPTGSPALGPTGSGALGSTGSPALGPTGSPALGPTGSGALGSTGSPALGPTGSGGLGPTGSGALGSTSSPALGPTGSGALGPTGSQALGPTGSGSLGPTGSRTLGPTGSGALGSTGSPALGPTGSPALGPTGSRALGPTGSGSLGPTGSCTLGPTGSGALGSTGSPALGPTGSGALGPTGSRALGPTGSGSLGPTGSRTLGPTGSGTLGSTGSPALGPTGSGGLGPTGSGGLGSTGSRALGRAGRRRRPATSPMLFSLRELVQLLGFTTFEIFIHLLALLMFSVLLALRVDELAPGLSWWNVFMPFFAADGLSAYFSTIVSLRLFHAGKKRVAVLRLFWTLTILGLKFVSEMLLCQKLVEQMKELWFGLIMSPVFILLHLLMIRACGVS, encoded by the coding sequence ATGTTACTGATTGCAGCAGCTGGAAGGGCTGCTGGGACCACTCAGCCACAGCTGCCACCACTGGGACCCCAGCAGAGGAGTAGCTCTGCAAAGCTGCGCAGCGCCGATAGGGCAAGACAGGACCCAACCAGGAGCGGAGCCCCGGGCCCCACCGAGAGCCAAGCCCTGGGCCCCACTAGGAGCCGCGCCCTGGGCCCCACCGGGAGCGGTGCCTTGGGTTCCACCGGCAGTCCAGCCCTGGGCCCCACCGGGAGCGGCGCCTTGGGCCCCACGGGCAGCCGAGCCCTGGGTCCCACGGGGAGCCGCACCCTGGGCCCCACTGGGAGCGGTGCCCTGGGTTCCACCAGCAGTCCAGCCCTGGGCCCCACCGGGAGTGGCGCCTTGGGCCCCACGGGCAGCCGAGCCCTGGGTCCCACGGGGAGCGGAAGCCTGGGCCCCACGGGGAGCCACACCCTGGGCCCCACTGGGAGCGGTGCCCTGGGTTCCACCGGCAGTCCAGCTCTGGGCCCCACCGGGAGCGGCGCCTTGGGCCCCACGGGCAGCCGAGCCCTGGGTCCCACTGGGAGCTGCACCCTGGGCCCCACTGGGAGCGGTGCCCTGGGTTCCACCGGCAGTCCAGCTCTGGGCCCCACCGGCAGTCCAGCCCTGGGCCCCACCGGGAGCGGTGCCCTGGGTTCCACCGGCAGTCCAGCCCTGGGCCCCACCGGCAGTCCAGCCCTGGGCCCCACCGGGAGCGGTGCCCTGGGTTCCACCGGCAGTCCAGCCCTGGGCCCCACCGGGAGCGGTGGCTTGGGCCCCACAGGGAGCGGTGCCCTGGGTTCCACCAGCAGTCCAGCCCTGGGCCCCACCGGGAGCGGCGCCTTGGGCCCCACGGGCAGCCAAGCCCTGGGTCCCACGGGGAGCGGAAGCCTGGGCCCCACGGGGAGCCGCACCCTGGGCCCCACTGGGAGCGGTGCCCTGGGTTCCACCGGCAGTCCAGCCCTGGGCCCCACCGGCAGTCCAGCCCTGGGCCCCACAGGCAGCCGAGCCCTGGGTCCCACGGGGAGCGGAAGCCTGGGCCCCACGGGGAGCTGCACCCTGGGCCCCACTGGGAGCGGTGCCCTGGGTTCCACCGGCAGTCCAGCTCTGGGCCCCACCGGGAGCGGCGCCTTGGGCCCCACGGGCAGCCGAGCCCTGGGTCCCACGGGGAGCGGAAGCCTGGGCCCCACGGGGAGCCGCACCCTGGGCCCCACTGGGAGCGGTACCCTGGGTTCCACCGGCAGTCCAGCCCTGGGCCCCACCGGGAGCGGTGGCTTGGGCCCCACAGGGAGCGGTGGCCTGGGCTCCACGGGCAGCCGAGCCCTGGGCCGCGCTGGCCGCCGTCGCCGACCGGCCACCAGCCCGATGTTGTTCTCGCTGCGGGAGCTGGTACAGTTGCTGGGCTTCACCACCTTTGAGATCTTCATTCACTTGCTGGCTCTGCTCATGTTCTCCGTGCTCCTGGCGCTGCGTGTGGATGAGCTGGCCCCGGGCCTGTCGTGGTGGAACGTGTTCATGCCCTTCTTCGCAGCGGATGGGCTCAGCGCCTACTTCAGCACCATCGTGTCCTTGCGCCTCTTCCACGCCGGGAAGAAGCGGGTGGCTGTGCTCCGCCTCTTCTGGACCCTCACTATTCTTGGCCTCAAGTTTGTTTCTGAGATGCTGCTATGCCAGAAGCTGGTGGAGCAGATGAAGGAGCTCTGGTTTGGCCTTATCATGTCCCCAGTCTTCATTCTTCTGCACCTGCTCATGATCCGGGCTTGTGGTGTCAGTTAG